tgttttgcagTAATTTATGCATGCTGTTTAGTTTTGTTGGTTGTAtttgtttgttatttttattgttattttgtgatttatccatgttgtatttgtttgtttgttggatttgtttattattgttggttcatttttcttttgtatcCCCTTCAGTTATGATGATAACAAAGTTGAGTTGGGACAAAAGAACATTGGCACATACTTCAGGGTAAAGTAACCTGGATGGCCAATCAATATTGGCAACCGATTGTTGTAGCCATTGAGAATGTTGCCACTTCCTATATGTTAACCATTCCTTTCTTGAGCTGGTTTACAAAATGTTGTCTCTATTTCTTTTGAGTTTTTAACATGTTTACCAATTGTTGTGTGTTTGCAATTTGTTATAGATGGACTCACAAGACCATGAAGATATTTTATTCATGAAGCTCCTCAATAAGTACCCTAACACTAACCCCACTTATTTGAGTCAAACTCAACACTCTCCAGTGATGGTAGAAGAGTCTTCACCCCCACCCTAATTAggaattattttcataaaaaaattagcaAAGGGTGCAAGCTATATCCAAGAAGAAGACAAATTACTCATCTCCATATGATTGAATACTAACATAGATGTTATCAAAGGAATCGATGAAAAACATGCCCAGATTTGGGAGAAAATTAGTTAATACTTCAATTAGTATTAACAAAGTACAATAGACCAAAGCGTTGGGTCAATATATCGATGGACGACGATTTAAAAAgcaacaaataaatattgtgTGAATCAAAGTGGCACGACCGAACAAGACAACATATAAGCTCTAATAGTTTCAATCTCTTGTACttactattttatttgattttttgccCAATTTTGCTAATAATGTTCTGTTTAGTTCTATTTTGCAAGTTTGACAAAGTGGAGATTATGTACCAATTACTAGAGAGAGACAGCTTTCTGTTTGAGTATTGTTGTCATCTATTGAAGTATTAACCAAAATGGATTCAACGTTGCTCAAAGGAAGGTCCAAAGTGAAAGTCGATGACTCATTTGACCTCGACTCGTATCTCTGCTAACATCTTTGTAGATTCAGTAAACGATGCCGAGATGGAGCATGTTGTTGACAATAATGTTGTTGACTTGGAAAGACCCATGGGAAGAAAAGCAGATAAAGCAAAACGAAAGGCCCTAACCATACCAGTTAAGGACATTGTCAAAATCTCCCGTATGAAGTATACTTTTCTTGAGAAGTCATGCAATCGAGAGAGAGTTTTTCCGTTTTAAGGAGGATAAGATACAATATGATTACGAGATTGAGGGGAAGAAAATATGGTAAGATGATGAGAGGCTCATGTTGGAAGTTGAGAGACTTCAATTTATTTGGTTTTAAAGTAGAGGAGAAAACGGGAATAAAGTGGTTGCAAAGAAAGGTGTGGATCATGTTAATGGATGTCATTGGATTACCTGAAATACAACGCACATATTTTGAGCAATGTTAAAGGGAAATTGTGGCGAAATGTAATGTAGAGAAGTAGTAACAATTGTTTTAAAACATTTGTTGGTTTTCCTTTTGTATATTTTTGACTATGTTTACTAATGTTAAATCATTAGTTAATTTGTaacacattattatttttatgtgtatGTGGCTTTGGAGGAAATTTGGGAATGGACATATGATAAAGTTGTGCATGGATGGAAAGTTggtaaacaaatattacaaacatttcaaaaattacaattaaCCTAAATGGTCGTATATTTTGGTCAATGTTGTTCTGCCAACATTTTTTAGGAAACGAAAATCGTACAATCAAGAATATTTAGTCATTACTGATAACATAAATTATAATGGATTGCAGCTTttctaattttgaaaatataatttttgctaATGCTTAATAATGTTTAATTGGAGTTGATGATGAGTCAAAGTATTTCTAATTTTGTGATTATGTTGAATGAATTTCATAAGTTTGGTTGTAAGATAGCACGATAGTTCAGGCAAATTCTCATCAAGTTGTTCATATTCGGACTTGAAAATCTCATTATCATCACACTCATCTTCGATGATCATGTTATGTAGAATATAcatgctttcattatatttgttagaTTACTTATATTGAACATTCGAGTAGGTCCACAAATGATTGCAAAGTGTCGTTGAGGGATCCCAAATGCACGCTCTACATCATTTTTTGCTGATTCCTGTGCTctgcaaaatattttttcttgtttccttgTGGAGATATGATCGTCTTCACAAATGTTGGCCACTTTGGATAAATACTATCAGCAAGGTAGTATCCCATAGTGTAGTCATTGCTATTAATTGAGTAATTTACTGGAGGATCACGCCCTTGGACTAgttcaatgaaaataaaagatctcttTAGAACATTGATATCGTTATGAGAACTGGGTAATTCAAAAAAGGCGTACCATATCCAAAGATCATATAAAACAACTGCTTCTAATATAATAGTTAGTTCACAACTATGCCCGAAGTGCTTGCCTTTTTATGTAGACAAACAATTTATCAACTTCTAATGTTTGCAATCAATGCTTCTTaacatctttaaaaatttacacTGTTCACTAACAACAAGCAATCAAGCAATATCATTGACATTTGGAGACCTTAAATATTCATTAGAAAAAGTATTTACGACCATAGTTACAAATTTTCTCAAGCTCTCCATTAAGGTGCTTTATCCAATCTATATGTATTCATCTATAAAATCAGTAGTTAACTCTATATGCAAGCATTCTAAGTGAGTGGTTATCTTTTGTAGGGAAGATAGATTGAGTTTTATAGCATTATGTCTTCTTTGGATTAAGTCGGGCTTGTAAACCCCTACCTTATGCTGAATATGAAGAAATAGAGAATGACCCATACAAAATCTCATTTAAAGTAGATTTAAGGGATATACTGATGCTTTTGCAAAATAGTTTCAAAATAGCCTTTAGTGCCCTACTTCCTTGTGAAGAACAAGCTTACGTATTTTGAATAAGCTCCAATTCATTCAGAACAAGTTCCAACTCATTTTTAAAGTTTATGTGAAGTAGCAATTTGTGAAAGAAAGAATGAGCCATTTAAGAAGCAAGTAGAAAACGAGGCTGGAATGTGAATTTTCTCTTAAGTTGAAATGAAACTTAGGTTGCTTTAGATGTGAATGGACTCAGAAGTGCTCTTATTTATACACaaaaatgttaccatttgaAAATATGTCCATTAGGAAAATGACAAAACACTTACCATTACAACTCGAAAAAGATGTGTTAGCGCAgacaaatgacaaaaaatattaccgttagataaaagacaaaaaatattaaagttagttaaaaaacaaaaaatgttaccgttaaACAAAGGATAAAAATTGTTATCATTAGACaaaggacaaaaaatattactgttAGATTTCGGACAAATCCATAATCTTGATTTTGTTTATCCGTTACAAATAAAATGCCATTGGAAAAGATGAactgttataaaaataatatattacttTTAAAACCATAAGAATTTCAAAACTATTAGCATACcggctaaaaaaaaaatcggatttgtgtttaaaatattaccTAGAATGTGATAGTTCAAAACAAAAGTAAATAGACAAAAGAGcgagtagttaagattgtaaataaaagtgggagaaaaataataatcaagaaAGAATAGAGAATGATAGGGAATGACATGTATgaggtttttgaaagataagtaaaatttaggaaaaaatttttggAATGATGTTTTTTAgccaaaatttaagaaaatttataggGAATGGATTGTGGATGCTCTTACATGTGAGACACCAAGAATCTCATCACTAGAAGTAGAAGAGTCTCTTcaacaaaagcaaaaataaaacaagactTATGTGAAACTATCAGCAATCAAGCCCCTCAGCTCCTCGACAACATTGGTTAAACATTTTGCATTCTAAAAATACTCCATGTACTATACATTTTTGCATTTCATAGATACCCCTCATCTACCATAAGTTATGCATCTTCACATCCATGGAGGGTGATTCTCCTTGATGCCCATCCTCGGAGACCTCCCTAGCATCGCACAGCAATCGAGagcaaagaaaataatcataattgagttttatttttaagattatcAAGATCATCTTGTATGACAAGTTGACCATGAGAAACTCAAGATAATTCTTGagtataaaaatattcatattaatagGCTATAAATATAAGAGAATAAAAAGCCACCTATAAAAAGAGGGAAGAGATAAAATGACAAAAGACCTCTCACCATACAAATGGTAGAACCCCTCTAATAGAGAAGATAAAAAATGGTGTCTCATCATGGGTAAGAAGAAGCTCCCTCTGTCTTGACCCGAAATCCCCCCTTTATCAAGTcgatttgatccattttcttgaGACTCTGTTAGTGGTAGGTGAAGAATCTGACTTTATGTCACTTTGTCCAttgtttttctctcttctcgtctgttctctctttttctctaacACCCTGCTTTTCTTCTTGTCTTTTCCCTTTCCTCAATTTCTCACTTGTCTCCTAATGATGACTCTTTGGTGGACTGTGTCTTGTATATTTGGGCCCACTACTTTTATCCCTTTCAGTATTCTCAAGATTCTTAAGGTTTATTTGTTCAAAAACAAggttttcaaatcttcaagtcAAGTCGCAATAGATATAATCTATGAAACAATGTAGAAAAATAAATGTTGAGAACTGGTCCTTGTATATCTATTTGTCTGCGCTGAGTAGTGAAGAACTTTGAGTATGGAGCTCAACTTAAGTGGGAGATGTACTCGAATGCGCTAGGTTTCTTTGAGGGAATAAGGTGAAACGATGCTTTTGGCTTAGTTTTTTACTTACAAAGAAAGGGGAAAAATGAAGATCTTGTTGTGGAATTTTAAGGATCATAATTATTTTCTCGCCAATTCATTCTCATAGTTTCAGAAAGCAACATTAATCTCTGATACCTATGTTATGGAGCTCGACTTGGAGAGATAAGCGAGAGATGTACTCGACCGTGTTAGATGCAAGCATGaaacttgagtttgagaaatATGTGGGAGATGTACTCGACCATGTTAGATGTGAGTGCAAAGCTCAGCGTAGAGGGGTAGGCGAGAGATGTAATCGATTGCGCTAGGTGTGAGCATAGAGCTCAGCTTAGAAAGCTAGACGAAAGATGTATTTGACTGTGCTAGGTGCGATTGTAGAGCTCAACTTAGAGGGATAGATAAGAGATATACTCAACAATGCTAGGTTCGAGCATAAAGCTCAATTTAGAGAGTTAGGTGGGAGATGTACCCGACCGTGTGAGTGTGAAGCTTGGCTTAGAGAGCTAGATGAGAGATGTACTCCACGGTGCTTGGTGCTAGCGTAGAGCTTAACTTAGAGAGCTAGGCGGAAGATGTAATTAGCTGCACCAAGTGTGAACACAGAGCTTGGTTTAGAGAGTTAGGTAGGAGATATACTTGACTATGCAAGGTGTGAGCGTGGAGCTCGATAAGACTTGTGAAATTTTGTAGTAAGGGTCTTTAATGATGCAACCATTTGAATGTTTATCATTAGCAAAGAGTGCATTTTTGCAATCGTTTTGGTTTTAATGTTTAGTTTGTTTTGTAGTAACCTACACTAAGTGGTCAAGGAGCCTATCATCCCTTTAGGTCCATATCAAGCACTTGTTGAGCTTATCGACTCATTCTCGAAGAAAACCCACTCAAGGCTGTTGTGGAGCTTGGAGGGTCATTGCCAAAGCTAACTCACTAGCAGCAACTATGGCACGAGTATAAGGTGTTTGCTAGAGAAGATGCTAGGCGGGAGTTGACTCAATCGTAGAGAGATGGCAAAGAGAGATTGGACACTTAGGAGATGTGTTCCCTCTTTTGTTTGTTGGTGTAAGTGCAGAGCATCGGCCTAGATAACCAAGCAAGAGATATATTCGATCGTGTTGGGTGGTAAGGAGGGATGAGACACTTAGGAGACGTGTTCCCTCATTTGTTCACTTGGTGCAAGCTCAAAGCATCAACTTAGGCCAtgcttgaataaaaaaatagttttatctcatctcatttcattattacagttttcttaaattttcaaacaaaatgtaataaataattcaactttttcaaatgaaaaactataataatattaaaaaataatattctaataatattttattcaactttcaatttttatctaaaatcatctcatcttactagcCAAACTATACCTTAGATAAACATATGGGAGATGTGCTTGACTGCACTGGGTTGCAAGGAAAGATGAGACACTTAGGAGAGACGTTCCCTCTATTATTCATTGAGTGTGAATGCGGAGCATTGACTTAGCTGCTTTGGCTGGAGATATGTTCAATTGCGTTGAGGCGAGGAGAGATGGGACACCTAAGAAAGATGTTCCCTCTTTTGTTCACTGGGTGCGAGTGCAAAACATCGACTTAGTTGCTTTGACAGGAGATGTGCTCGACTACATTGAGGTCATGGGAGATGTGATACTTAGGAGAGGTGTTCTCACTGCTGTTTGCCGATGCGAACACAAAGTATCGACTTAGTTGCTTTGGCGGGAGATCAGCTTATTCGTGCTACTATGGCCGAGGCAAAGCTAGACTGCACTGTTGCGACGGGAGACAGAGCTTGACCACACTAATGGCTTTTTAAAAAGGGAAATGCTCTGTGTCATGAGGATCCCTACTGACAATAGGTCTcgatacagttttttttttttttttgtttacttaatGTTTAAGAAAGTGTTTTTGAATGATGTAGTAAAATTCTTTTCAACTGttgaagaatataaaaaaaaaaaatgtatggaaAAAAAGGCATTTAGCCTTTTCGGGAGAATTTGTTGTATCGTTGGGTATAGAATGACTCTTCCACAAAAAACCAAATGAGTGAGTGTACTTAATCCAAATTATAAGTTTGAGACTTTGCAAAACTGAGTCAAGTGGCATGATGTCTGGTTAGCATTCGATCCTTGTAGTGGAAGTGCATCGTCCATGTGACCTATGGATGAATTCCCATGGGTGAGGGAGCTCCCATGATGGAGGATCACTTTTTCAGTGACATAAGATGTCGGTGGATCAAGTGGAGGTTGATGGTGGTCTCGTTAGTTCATTGAAGATTCACTTGTGGCCTTCTAGGATACACGACGGCATGCATCCTCTGCATGCTCTATGTAGGGCGGTGAGACTAGGCTTGGTAGTTGGTGGTGCACGTCGATGGTCGATGGTGCAAGTTGCATGGTAGACTATAATCTTTGTGAGGTTTTGAGGGCTAGTGGGCTAGTGGAGTCAGGACTTGCTCCTCGTGAGCCTCAGGTGCAACACCCACCATGTATTGTCATGATTGAGtatgtggggggggggggggggggttgtcgCCTTGGTGTAGTGCAATGGATGGGACCATCGAGCAAGGATACTTCGCTTTGCCTGGCAATGAAGTCCACTAGGTGGGCAAGAAACTTGCTCTCCATGATGATGAAGTCTACTGGGTGAGCACGGAGCTTGACCACTTTGAGGTGTAGTGCACTGGGCAGGCTAGGTGATGCACTTCATGTGTGGCTGAGGAACAAACTGTGGCCGAGCTAGGTGCTGCAGGTTGCATGCCTCATGCCATGCACTTAGGGCTGAGAAACCTATGAGAGGGGCAAGGAACCTCTGTGAAGATGGGGAGAAGCTTTCTCCCTTGAGGGTGGAGAAAAGGTATGGTGCATGCGTGGTGCATGTAAGACTACACGGGATGGAGCTAGCGAGGAGAACAACGCCATTCAATGGTGAGGAATGTCGCGTGGAGGCATTGACAGAGATGCCACACAGGGGGAGGAAGGGGTTGGAGTTAGGGAGCCAGGTATACATACACTATGCGCTGTGAAGCCGGGCAACTGTGCCCAAGCGAGATTTGTTGTCCCTAACCTACCTTCCTTCTACAACTTGAACACAGACACATTTGTTTCTCATAAATCTTAGTCAAATAGCTGAAAAAGATATTACTTtcgaattatttttatttaattgacgAACAAATGATGTGTAGTGGAAGAAAAAAGTAGCGACAAGGACGCCAACTGGGGCAATTTGAATTACATAACTATGTTTGAAATAAAACTCCGAATGTGGGAAATATTCTCATAGATCAAATACAATGGCCGTAGAAACTCAGAAACGAGTAGTGATTTGGGAAAAGAGAGCCTTAAAATCTTTGGTCGGTGTCCCAACACCCTCAGGTTTTGAGGACAAATCAAAAGCCTTAAATTTGGCTTCCTCAAACTGTAATGCCTGtggaaaacaaagaaacaaacacAGAAATCTACTAAATACTAAGGTAATAAAGAGTAGGAAGAATCAAATGCAGCTCTGCAGGTAACAAAGACTAGGAAGAATCAAAGAAACCACAAATTTGCAGAACACAACTCAAGTAAAACAGAATACCTGAATGCACACTTCTGCCACATCTGCCCTGGAAATGGTTCTAGTTTCTGTCTTAAGTAGCTCATCATCCTTTCCAATAAGTAATTCTCGGATGCCCCCTTCTTTATCTTGCAGGCCTCCAGCCCTAACCCAACCACATAAAGGTTGTCAATGTTAATTCGCAAGAGGCAATAGCACAGTTACATAGTGACAAATCTTTCAGAATCTCTCTTGTTTATTCAAGTAAAGTTCAAAGATCAAGTTTGAAGCTTAAGAAACttaaatacactaaaaaaaaaattaataaccaGTCCTCGGTTTTGGACCCATTTAAAAATAGACATTGGATTTTAAAAGTTTCTTTTGAGTCCTTAGGTTtcaggtttaaaaaaaaaaaattgatctctCCATCAACTATCCCAATTCAAGTCCGAATCACTAGCTAGCAGCTCGACAAATTATCAAGACATGCTGACATGTGGataaaaaggtaaaaataatttagttttaaaaagaccaaaaatactaggaagaaaaaaaaaaaagaaaaagaaacaaggaaatatagaaaaaaagaaatcaaacaataaagtaaaagaaaaattaaagccAAAAGATTTACATATAAAACAAACATTGCACGGGATGGAactataaaagttgaaaaaaattaaaaacaagaacataaataaaaaattaaaaaaaaaatgaaactacaaaatatatatatataaaccagaaaataaataaactaacacCATTGCATGGAATGGAGGACCCCACCACCCTTCCCTACTCTTCATGAGTTTGGATAGGAGGGGAACCGTTTCCCCACCCAAGTTTAACAGTTAAGGCAGAGCAAAATAGGTTACATGACACAATCTTAATTATCAGATATCAACAGAAGATCTTATTTGATGGTCAACaataagggcttgtttggaaatagATATCATCCCAAAATTCTTATCCATCTTATCCAATCTCCTTctcaaacataattcaaatacaaaattttcaaactaatcattacaaccttttcaaactaatcattacaacttttccaaactttgaaacaaaaaataaaaaacaattcaacttttcaaatccccaaataaaagtaatattataaaactatattataacaatattttaactttttaatatttttttattcaactttttctttctcctctcccaaaatccaaaaaatactcaactcaaggGTACTTTGATGTAATGAGCCCTAAGTGAAGAATGTAATGTATCAACTTTGATAGTTTGATATGTAAAGTCTAAAATGTCTGGTAGTTGAAAGGGATCAAGGGTACTTTTCTCATACATGCCATAGGACATGGTCCTACCTTATAATAGTGTATGGAATACCAGAGTCCGCCAAATACTGCTCAGCCTTCCTCTTCCATACCTGTAATATAGTAAACAACAAGAATGTATTTCCGCAGCATTGTgtgtttattaattataatattaaccACGAAATAAACAACTATAGAAACCTGAGAGAAGCAACAGGAAAGAAGTAATCTGGCAGTAATATATAAAGGGACCACGAACCAATATATTGCCGTTACCCAAGCTGTTCAATGGATTATTTAAATCTGTTCCACCCATAGACCCAACCAACACAATTTGCTTCACTCCCGCAGCCTTAGCTGTCACATGGATCATATAACTCAAGAGAAACAAAAAGTGGAGCAAACACAATTTATCTAAGCGAAAAGGGGGAAAAGAAATGCTAACCAGCATCTATTTGATTTTTCTGCCCAATCCAATCGACCTAAGAAGCAAAATTCCAAAAACTTAAGCTTCATGTAAATGGTGAAGTTTAGTCATATAATCTACTCAGATGACTCACgtataattttcaattttttttaaataaagggtTAGAGAGTATGTACTGTCTGATATGGTGCAAGATTGccacttttgttttatttaatcagAAAATGGATATTCTAAGCAGAAGGAAAgttatataaaaacataaagcTGTCCAAAGATCAGGAAATCAAATGCAGAAGTAATTACCTGTTCAGGATAAGCTCCATCTTCAAAATAGAATTCAGGACGTTCCCCTTTGGTTGGATCAAACCCAGGTTTCATCTTGGGCACAGCGCTTGTGAGGATTACGAGTGCATCAATACCTAGGATTGCAGCAACTATGGTGCTGCCATCCCTTATATCCCCAACAAAAACATCATCTGCTCCACCTATTTTTCCCTTGCTCTCCTCTGTTCGAACTAGACCTCTGGCAACATACTGCCCCGACCTCTCCTTCAATTTCTTATAAACTATTTGTCCTGCAAGAGCCAaattaccaataaaagaaaaaccattTCACTTCGATACTCTTCCTTCAGAAAAGCAAGCAGAAAACCatacaaaaatagagaaataaccTGTTCTGCCACCAGCTCCGGTGACCAGGACCGTGCTTGGAACCGAATCCGCCATTGCTGCCGATACCACTCCAACTCCTCTAGATCCCCTTCTCTGAAGAAATGGGTAACCAGAAGCATTGAAATTAAGAGAGGAGAGCGGCCTCGAAGTTTCTGGAACCCGCAGTGATAGTGAGCCGTGTTTATTATGACATGAACTGGACCTTAACAAGAATGGCGTTGCGGTGGTTGTGGGGAAGCCCAGTGGGACCCGTGTAGCTATGGCCATTGAGCAAAGACTAGTAGGATGGACTGCCATCCATGCGGCCGACGGTGAGATAGTCGGAGGCTTTAAAGTGTACTTCCCTCACCGGATATTTGAGTGTAATCGGGGGGTTCCTTCAACTACCAACTTCCTTCTGTTCGAATCCTCTTATCCTACTACTACCTTATCTTCGTTACGTTAGTATTTACTGAGCGTGAAAAAGGTTCGTGACGTCACGCTCTGTCCCACTGAACTAAGTGTTGCTCTTCCTTATGGATGACCAACATTGAGAGTTGGCTTTGATCAGTTGGGCTTGTCTCTGGGTTTGCAAGTTGGGTAATTTGGGCAAGGATCTATTGGAAGATTGGCCACCCATGGTGGGCTGTTTGTGCTGAGTTTATCAGTGGCCCAGGAGATTGGATCCATTGGAAGATTTTGGAAGTTTTACATACAAGTCTTAATTGTGTGTCACGAGCGCAGGAAAAGCAATGTTAGATTCAGGCCAACTCTCGAGTTAGTACTTAGTTGATTGTGAGTCAAAATACggcatttatttttaataatacagTGCGTTTAGTGTGTTAGAtgatatgcatgaaagaattaataaaacGATATGTTTTGTGTAAGCATAAAATGTTGCGTTGTATGTGTTGGGATATAAAAAGGAAGGGGCAGGGGCAGTGCACTGTTTATTATCTGGGAAGTGTTTATGAATACACTAGAGGTTGGATTTGCCTCAAATCAGATCCTTGTTGCTTAGAGAACTCAATCAAGAATTGTTCTTGACTCATTCTTGTTTCTCTATCTTCTCCTTTCTAAGTACCCTCCTAACAGTTGGTATTAGAGACGATGATCCTCGTATGGCAGAAGGGACATGGAACAACTTTGAAGGCCCATTAAGAAAACAACCAATGCTAGCAAGAAGCCATCTAGAGGCAACTTGATGGGCAGCAACAAACTATCCAAATGCTTAATGACAAGTTAGATCATATGCATGACACGATTCGTACTTTAATTGAGCATCATCGAGTTCTTCTTTTTGGGGAGAGcacttgattgagctgaattattatatattttatatatatagaacaaatatatttaatcatttcatgacattattattgattttagatagaaaaatgattaagatgcaaattcgagttgtgatttaaattaattaatatcatcGAGTTCTTCTTTTTGGGGAGGACACTCAAGATTAGAGAGTAGTGTTTCAAGAGGAAATGCCTCTCTTGCCTAGAGGGATACATTTGGATTTTCCCCATTTTAATAGGAGTAACCCAGTAGCATGGGTTTTTAAAGCAACTTGGTATTTTGAGTTCCACCAGACTGCCCCTAATCAAAGGTTGTTAATGGCTTCGTATCATTTGGAGGATGTGGCTTTGATTTGGTATAAGGATGCAGTAGATGGGAGGCAATTTTCTGGGTGGGATTCCTTTGTCAAGGCTTTACTATTAAGATTTGGACCTACAACCTATGACAATCTCATGGAATCCTTGACAAGGCTTAAGCATACATCCTCAGTAGTTGCATCTAAGACCCAATTCGAGAGTCTTTCCAATAGATTGAAGGGATTTTTTGAGAAGCACAAGTTGAGTTGCTTCTTGAGCGACCTGAAAGGTGAGATTAGGTTGCCAATTAAGATGTTTAACCCCATTAATCTGAGTGCAGCATTTGGCTTAGCTAAgactcaagaaaaaaatattttgagtttaagaaaAGCATTCATAACAGGAGCATTTGGTGGGGATGCTCAAACTTCTGGATCTGGTGATAGATTCTAAGAAAAGTGTGAGTAGAAAGATTCTTCTTCCAAGATGGATAAGAAGAATTGTTTTGTAAGGCGTGTGTGCTAAGGATACATCAGTGGAGGATGGAAGAAATTTCTTTAAGCCCTCTTCTATGGGAAAAAAAGGATGGTTGTCACAAGTTGTGCCTGAAGGAAGTGGTAAACTTGCTTGAGGAGCTTAAAGGGTTATTTGAGGAATCTAGTAGGCTGCCTCCCTCTAGAGCTTGTGGTCatcaaattaatttgaaataaagcaCCCAACATTCTCAGTTAGACCATATCAGGTATTACTAGAAGACTAAGATGGAGAAGATAGTAAGAGAATTGTTGCAATTTGGTGTGATCAAGCCAAGCTAAAGTCCATTTTCATCACCTATTCTCTTAGTTAGAAAAGTTGATGAAAGTTGGAGGATGTGCATTGACGACTACAAAGCCTTGAACTGAGAGACTATCAAGGATAAATTTCTAATTCCTATGATAGATGAAATTTTAAATGACTTGTGTGGGGCCCAGATTTTCTCTAAGCTTGATCTAAGGTTTGGCTGCCATCAAATTTAAGTAAGAATATaggaaaaatctaaaaacaacaTTTAGGACCCACGAGGGTCACTAAGAATTTTTAGCTCTTGTTACCTTTCAGGGGCTTATAAGTGAGATCTTTAAACTTATTTTGAGAAGGTTTGTATTGGTCTTCTTTGATGATATTATGGTTTACAACAGGACTTTTGATGATCACTTGAAGCATTTGAGAGCTGTTTT
This genomic interval from Carya illinoinensis cultivar Pawnee chromosome 10, C.illinoinensisPawnee_v1, whole genome shotgun sequence contains the following:
- the LOC122280037 gene encoding uncharacterized protein At5g02240-like isoform X1, whose protein sequence is MAVHPTSLCSMAIATRVPLGFPTTTATPFLLRSSSCHNKHGSLSLRVPETSRPLSSLNFNASGYPFLQRRGSRGVGVVSAAMADSVPSTVLVTGAGGRTGQIVYKKLKERSGQYVARGLVRTEESKGKIGGADDVFVGDIRDGSTIVAAILGIDALVILTSAVPKMKPGFDPTKGERPEFYFEDGAYPEQVDWIGQKNQIDAAKAAGVKQIVLVGSMGGTDLNNPLNSLGNGNILVWKRKAEQYLADSGIPYTIIRAGGLQDKEGGIRELLIGKDDELLKTETRTISRADVAEVCIQALQFEEAKFKAFDLSSKPEGVGTPTKDFKALFSQITTRF
- the LOC122280037 gene encoding uncharacterized protein At5g02240-like isoform X2; protein product: MAVHPTSLCSMAIATRVPLGFPTTTATPFLLRSSSCHNKHGSLSLRVPETSRPLSSLNFNASGYPFLQRRGSRGVGVVSAAMADSVPSTVLVTGAGGRTGQIVYKKLKERSGQYVARGLVRTEESKGKIGGADDVFVGDIRDGSTIVAAILGIDALVILTSAVPKMKPGFDPTKGERPEFYFEDGAYPEQVWKRKAEQYLADSGIPYTIIRAGGLQDKEGGIRELLIGKDDELLKTETRTISRADVAEVCIQALQFEEAKFKAFDLSSKPEGVGTPTKDFKALFSQITTRF